A single Klebsiella variicola DNA region contains:
- the yjdN gene encoding VOC family metalloprotein YjdN translates to MSLSPYLAFAGNCAEAIAFYQQTLGAELMFKMTFGEMPPPAQEASDGCPSGQKMADDAIAHASLRINNGELMLSDSAFGPDVHYAGFTLVLDPSDVAEGQRWFDALAVGGRIEMAWQETFWAHGFGKVVDRFGVPWMINVVKQG, encoded by the coding sequence ATGTCCTTAAGTCCCTACCTTGCCTTTGCAGGCAACTGCGCCGAGGCAATCGCCTTCTATCAGCAGACGCTGGGCGCGGAGCTGATGTTTAAAATGACCTTTGGCGAAATGCCGCCCCCGGCGCAAGAAGCGTCAGACGGCTGCCCGTCTGGCCAGAAGATGGCAGATGATGCCATCGCCCACGCCAGCCTGCGCATCAATAATGGCGAGCTGATGCTGAGCGACAGCGCCTTCGGGCCCGATGTGCATTACGCCGGCTTCACCCTCGTCCTCGATCCCAGCGATGTCGCTGAAGGCCAGCGCTGGTTCGACGCGCTGGCCGTCGGCGGGCGCATTGAGATGGCCTGGCAGGAAACGTTCTGGGCCCACGGCTTCGGCAAAGTCGTCGACCGCTTTGGCGTCCCCTGGATGATCAACGTGGTCAAACAAGGCTGA
- the phnF gene encoding phosphonate metabolism transcriptional regulator PhnF has product MHLSRHPTSYPTRYQEIAARLEQELRHHYRCGDYLPAEQQLATRFDVNRHTLRRAIDQLVERGWVQRRQGVGVLVLMRPIDYPLNAQARFSQNLLEQGSDPTSEKLLSVLRPASAHVAEAFDINEGENIIHLRTLRRVNGVALCLIDHYFADLRFWPVLQTFSHGSLHDLLRDELDVKLTRARTKISARRAQAKESKLLEIPNMAPLLCVRTLNSRQGEQTPIEYSVSLTRADMIEFTMEH; this is encoded by the coding sequence ATGCACCTGTCCAGACATCCGACCAGTTATCCCACGCGCTATCAGGAAATCGCCGCCCGACTTGAGCAGGAGCTGCGCCACCACTATCGCTGCGGCGACTATCTGCCCGCCGAACAGCAGCTGGCGACGCGCTTCGACGTTAACCGCCATACCCTGCGCCGGGCTATCGACCAGCTGGTTGAACGCGGCTGGGTCCAGCGCCGTCAGGGCGTCGGCGTGCTGGTGCTGATGCGGCCGATCGATTACCCGCTTAATGCTCAGGCGCGGTTCAGCCAGAACCTGCTGGAACAGGGCAGCGATCCCACCAGCGAAAAGCTGCTGTCGGTGTTGCGCCCCGCCAGCGCGCATGTTGCCGAGGCCTTTGACATCAATGAGGGCGAGAACATCATCCACCTGCGCACCCTGCGCCGGGTCAATGGCGTCGCCCTGTGCCTGATCGACCACTACTTCGCCGACCTGCGCTTCTGGCCGGTATTGCAAACCTTCAGCCACGGATCGCTGCACGACCTGCTGCGCGATGAACTCGACGTCAAACTGACCCGGGCACGCACCAAAATCAGCGCCCGCCGCGCGCAGGCGAAAGAGAGCAAGCTGCTGGAGATCCCCAACATGGCGCCGCTGCTCTGCGTACGCACCCTCAACAGCCGCCAGGGCGAGCAGACCCCCATCGAATACTCCGTCAGCCTGACCCGCGCCGACATGATTGAATTTACCATGGAGCACTGA
- the phnG gene encoding phosphonate C-P lyase system protein PhnG: protein MHFDTATRQRWMSVLAHSEPQDLLARMQSLQLAPAYELIRTPETGLVQLQARMGGIGDRFFAGDATLTRAAVRLADGTLGYSWILGRDRPHAERCAAIDALLQSPRHFHTLMETLITPLEALRSARIEARRAEVNASRVDFFTLVRGDNA, encoded by the coding sequence ATGCACTTCGATACCGCCACCCGCCAGCGCTGGATGTCCGTGCTGGCCCACAGTGAACCGCAAGATCTTCTGGCGCGCATGCAGTCCCTGCAGCTGGCGCCGGCGTATGAATTGATTCGCACCCCGGAAACCGGGCTGGTACAGCTCCAGGCCCGCATGGGTGGCATCGGCGACCGTTTCTTTGCCGGCGACGCCACGCTCACCCGCGCGGCGGTACGTCTGGCCGACGGGACGCTCGGCTACAGCTGGATCTTAGGCCGCGACCGCCCGCATGCCGAACGCTGCGCGGCCATCGACGCCCTGCTGCAGTCGCCTCGCCATTTTCATACGTTAATGGAAACCCTGATAACCCCGCTGGAAGCGCTACGCAGCGCGCGCATTGAAGCCCGACGCGCCGAAGTCAACGCCAGCCGGGTCGACTTCTTTACCCTGGTTCGCGGAGATAACGCATGA
- the phnH gene encoding phosphonate C-P lyase system protein PhnH — translation MTLQPAFTLAVQDAQHSFRRLLKAMSEPGVIVSLQQLQHGWQPLNVASTSLLLTLADHETPVWLASALHNDLVGQNLRFHTGAPLVDQPQQAVFAVANDGISAEQLNVLSAGTVTAPETGVTLIVQLASLSGGRMLRLTGAGIAEERMIAPQLPDCIIDELTERPHPFPLGIDLILTCGERLLAIPRTTHVEVC, via the coding sequence ATGACCTTACAACCCGCTTTTACCCTGGCTGTGCAGGATGCCCAACACAGTTTTCGTCGCCTGCTGAAAGCGATGAGCGAGCCGGGGGTGATTGTCTCCCTGCAGCAGCTTCAGCACGGCTGGCAGCCATTGAACGTGGCCTCCACCAGCCTGCTGTTGACCCTTGCCGATCATGAAACGCCGGTCTGGCTCGCCAGCGCTCTGCATAACGATCTGGTGGGACAGAATCTGCGCTTTCATACCGGCGCGCCGCTGGTGGATCAGCCGCAGCAGGCGGTTTTTGCCGTCGCCAATGACGGCATCAGCGCCGAGCAGCTCAACGTCCTTTCCGCTGGCACCGTCACTGCTCCGGAAACCGGCGTCACGCTGATTGTTCAGCTCGCCAGCCTCAGCGGCGGACGCATGCTGCGCCTGACCGGGGCAGGCATTGCCGAAGAGCGAATGATTGCGCCGCAGCTGCCGGACTGCATCATCGACGAATTAACTGAACGCCCGCATCCGTTCCCGCTGGGCATCGACCTGATCCTCACCTGCGGCGAGCGCCTGCTGGCGATCCCGCGCACCACCCACGTGGAGGTTTGCTAA
- a CDS encoding carbon-phosphorus lyase complex subunit PhnI: MYVAVKGGEKAILAAHALQEQKRRGDGRLPELSVDQIGDQLNLAVDRVMTEGGIADRELAALALKQASGDNVEAIFLLRAYRTTLPRLAVSEPINTAEMRLERRISAVYKDIPGGQLLGPTYDYTHRLLDFTLLANGEAPSVQQADGEAEPTPHVFSLLTQQGLAKAEEDRGTPPDDITRTPPVYPCSRSSRLQQLMRGDEGYLLALAYSTQRGYGRNHPFAGEIRSGYVQVEIVPEELGFSVNIGELLLTECEMVNGFVAPQDEPPHFTRGYGLTFGMSERKAMAMALVDRALQAPDYDEEIAGPAQDEEFVLAHADNVEAAGFVSHLKLPHYVDFQAELALLKRLQRENERG; the protein is encoded by the coding sequence ATGTATGTAGCCGTCAAGGGCGGCGAGAAGGCGATCCTCGCCGCTCACGCCTTACAGGAACAGAAACGGCGGGGCGATGGACGGCTTCCCGAACTGAGCGTTGATCAGATAGGCGACCAGCTCAACCTGGCGGTGGACCGGGTGATGACCGAGGGCGGCATCGCCGACCGCGAACTGGCGGCGCTGGCGCTCAAGCAGGCCAGCGGTGATAACGTCGAAGCGATCTTCCTGCTGCGCGCCTACCGCACCACCCTGCCGCGGCTGGCGGTCAGCGAACCGATTAACACTGCGGAGATGCGCCTCGAACGCCGCATCTCCGCAGTGTACAAAGACATTCCCGGCGGCCAGCTGCTGGGCCCCACCTACGACTACACCCATCGCCTGCTCGATTTTACCCTGCTGGCCAACGGCGAAGCGCCGTCTGTGCAGCAAGCCGATGGCGAAGCAGAGCCGACGCCGCACGTCTTTAGCCTGCTCACGCAGCAAGGGCTGGCGAAGGCCGAGGAAGATCGCGGCACGCCGCCCGACGATATCACCCGTACCCCGCCGGTCTACCCCTGCTCGCGTTCCTCGCGCCTGCAGCAACTGATGCGCGGCGATGAAGGTTACCTGCTGGCGCTGGCCTATTCGACCCAGCGCGGCTATGGCCGCAACCATCCGTTTGCCGGCGAGATCCGCAGCGGCTACGTGCAGGTGGAAATCGTGCCGGAAGAGCTGGGCTTTAGCGTCAATATTGGCGAGCTGCTGCTCACCGAATGCGAAATGGTCAACGGCTTCGTCGCCCCGCAGGATGAGCCGCCGCACTTCACCCGCGGCTACGGTCTGACCTTCGGCATGAGCGAGCGCAAAGCAATGGCCATGGCCCTCGTCGACCGCGCCCTGCAGGCGCCAGACTATGACGAAGAGATTGCTGGCCCGGCTCAGGATGAAGAGTTTGTGCTGGCCCATGCCGATAACGTCGAAGCGGCCGGCTTCGTCTCGCATCTGAAACTACCGCACTATGTCGATTTCCAGGCCGAACTGGCGCTGTTGAAACGCCTGCAACGGGAGAACGAACGTGGCTAA